Part of the Sulfuricella denitrificans skB26 genome is shown below.
GTGGCTCAGGCGCCGGACATGCGGCTCGCAGCCGCGCTGGAGCGGAAGGGTAGCCCGTTCATTGGCAAGGATGCAGGTGAACTTTTTGGGGCGCCATGCGGTGTTTTTATCAGCGAAGAGATGGCGACCGCGCTCGTGGGTTGCCATGCGCTGATCGATTTCACTCGCCCCGAGGCGACACTGGATCATCTGCAAGCCTGCCGCGAACTCGGCGTCAATATCATCATCGGTACGACCGGTTTTTCCGTCGAGCAAAAGGAGTTGATCGCTGATGCCGGCCGGGACATCGGCGTGGTTTTCGCTCCCAACATGAGTGTCGGCGTAAACCTCAGCCTCAAGCTGCTCGACATGGCGGCGCGCGTATTGAATGAGGGTTACGACATCGAGATCGTCGAGGCGCATCATCGTCACAAGGTCGATGCGCCTTCCGGTACTGCGCTGCGCATGGGCGAGGTGGTGGCCAATGCGCTTGGCAGGAATCTGGAGGAATGCGCGGTGTATGGCCGCGAAGGCGTAACCGGGGAGCGTTCTCCCTCGACAATCGGCTTTGCCACGGTGCGCGGCGGCGATATCGTCGGTGATCATACCGTGATGTTTGCCGGCACCGGCGAGCGCGTGGAAATCACCCACAAGGCCAGCAGCCGCGCCACCTTTGCGCTGGGTGCGCTGCGTGCCGCGCGCTTCCTAGCGCAGCGCGGCAAGGGGTTGTTTGATATGCAGGACGTGCTCGGTCTACGTTGATCGCGGCGGAGCAATCCGGTATAATCCCAAAAGTTTAAAAGAGCGGGGAGGGCGTGAGCCTACCCCGCTTTGCATATCCGCTTTAATCTCAAGGAGCCTCCGTGCCGCACCACCAGATCGCCATTCTCGCGCTTGCTGATGGGACAATATTTCGCGGCATTTCCATCGGCGCTACCGGTCATTCCGTCGGCGAGGTGGTATTCAATACCGCGATGACCGGGTATCAGGAAATTCTTACCGATCCCTCCTATTGTCGCCAGATCGTCACCCTGACTTACCCTCATATAGGCAACACCGGCACCAATTCCGAAGATGCCGAATCGGCGCAGATTCACGCTGCCGGTCTGGTGATCCGCGATTTGCCGATCCAGTCCAGCAACTGGCGCAGCAGCGAAGATTTGGGCGCGTATCTCCAGCGCCAAAATGTGGTCGCTATCGCCGATATCGACACACGCAAGCTGACGCGCCTGTTGCGAGAAAAGGGTGCGCAGAGTGGTTGTCTGATGGCGGGTGATATTGACGAGGCCAAGGCCATCGAACTGGCACGCGGCTTCCCTGGATTGGCCGGGATGGATCTGGCCAAGGTGGTGAGCTGCAGCCAGCCTTATGTCTGGCAGGAGGGCGAGTGGAAGCTGGGAAATGGCTTCACGCCCCTGGATAACCCTCGGTTTCATGTCGTCGCCTACGATTACGGCGTCAAACGCAATATCCTGCGCATGCTGGCCCAGCGTGGCTGCAAGGTGACCGTTCTGCCCGCCCAGACACCGGTCGAGGAGGTGTTCAAGCTTAAGCCGGATGGCGTTTTCCTCTCTAACGGCCCAGGCGACCCGGAGCCTTGCGACTACGCGATTAACGCGATCAAGGAAGTGCTGGGCCAGGGTATTCCCACCTTCGGCATCTGCCTCGGCCACCAATTGCTGGCTCTGGCTTCCGGCGCCAAGACACGCAAGATGAAATTCGGCCACCATGGTGCCAACCACCCGGTGCAGGATATCGACAGCGGTCGTGTCATGATCACCAGCCAGAACCATGGTTTCACGGTTGATGAAACAACATTGCCGGCCAACCTGTGCGTGACGCACAAGTCGCTTTTCGACGGCAGCAATCAGGGCATAACCCGCACCGACGTGCCGGCGTTCAGCTTTCAGGGACACCCCGAGGCGAGCCCGGGGCCTCATGACGCGGATTACTTGTTTGACCGTTTCATCGGTCTGATGCAACAACAGAAGTGAGGAGTTAGGAGTGAGGCGTGAGGCGTGGTGGGTTTTCCCTTCACTCCTCACCCCCCACTCCTCACCAAACAATGCCAAAACGTACCGACATTAAATCCATCCTGATCATTGGCGCCGGCCCGATCGTTATCGGCCAGGCGTGTGAGTTCGACTATTCCGGTGCGCAAGCCTGCAAGGCGCTGCGCGAGGAAGGCTACAAGGTCATTCTGGTCAACTCCAACCCGGCCACCATCATGACCGACCCGGAAATGGCGGATGTCACCTACATTGAGCCGATCACCTGGCAGGTCGTGGAGAAAATCATCGCTGTTGAGCGTCCTGACGTGCTGCTGCCCACCATGGGTGGTCAGACCGCGCTGAACTGTGCGCTCGACCTGGCTCGCCACGGCGTGCTGGAGAAATACGGTGTGGAGATGATCGGCGCTACCAAGGAAGCGATCGACAAGGCCGAAGACCGCGAGAAATTCAAGAAGGCGATGGAGAAGATCGGCCTGGACTGCCCGCGCGCTGCCATCGCCCACAGCCTGGAAGAAGCCTTGCAGGTGCAGGCGATGGTGGGCTACCCCACCATCATTCGGCCTTCCTTCACTATGGGCGGCAGCGGCGGCGGCATCGCCTACAACAAGGAAGAGTTCCTCGAAATCTGCGAGCGCGGCCTGGATGCTTCGCCGACCAAGGAACTGCTGATCGAAGAATCCGTCATCGGCTGGAAAGAGTTCGAGATGGAGGTGGTGCGCGACAAGAAGGACAACTGCATCATTATCTGCGCGATCGAAAACTTCGATGCAATGGGCGTGCACACCGGCGACTCGATCACCGTGGCGCCGGCGCAGACGCTCACCGACCGCGAATACCAGATCATGCGCAACGCCTCGCTGGCCGTGCTGCGTGAAATTGGGGTGGAAACCGGCGGCTCCAACGTGCAGTTCGGCATCAATCCTGACGATGGCCGCATGGTGGTGATCGAGATGAATCCGCGCGTGTCGCGCTCCTCCGCCTTGGCCTCCAAGGCGACCGGCTTTCCGATCGCCAAGGTGGCAGCCAAACTGGCGGTGGGCTATACCCTCGACGAGTTGCAGAACGACATCACCGGCGGCCGAACACCGGCTTCATTCGAGCCTTCAATCGATTACGTCGTTACCAAGATTCCGCGCTTTGCCTTCGAGAAATTTCCCCGCGCTAACAGTCGTCTCACCACCCAGATGAAGTCGGTGGGCGAGGTGATGGCGATCGGCCGCACCTTCCAGGAATCGCTGCAAAAGGCGCTGCGCGGGCTGGAAGTCGGCAGCGACGGGTTTGACGAAAAGACGACAGACAGGGAAGTCATCGAAGCTGAGTTGGGCAACCCCGGCCCGGACCGCATCTGGTATATTGCCGACGCGATGCGCTGTGGCATGAGCCAGGAAGAAATTCATACGTTGACTCACGTTGACCCCTGGTTTTTGGCTCAAATGGCCGATCTGGTCGCGCGTGAGCAGGCACTGTCCGGGCGCAGCCTGGATTTGCTTAATGTGAATGAAATGCGGGTGCTGAAGCGGCGCGGTTTCTCCGACCTGCGTCTGGCAAAATTGCTGGGCGTGAGTCAGCATGCCGTGCGCGCACATCGCCATAGCTTGGGCGTGCGCCCGGTTTACAAGCGTGTGGACACCTGCGCCGCTGAATTCGCGACCGACACCGCTTACATGTATTCCACCTATGAGGAGGAATGCGAGTCCGAGCCGTCCAATAAGAAAAAAATCATGGTGCTGGGCGGCGGGCCGAACCGCATCGGTCAGGGCATCGAGTTCGACTATTGCTGCGTGCATGCGGCGCTGGCGATGCGTGAGGACGGTTTCGAGACCATCATGGTCAACTGTAATCCGGAAACCGTCTCGACCGATTACGATACTTCCAATCGCCTGTACTTTGAGCCTCTGACTCTGGAGGATGTACTCGAGGTGGTTGCGGTGGAGAAGCCCTTCGGCGTAATCGTCCAGTACGGCGGACAGACTCCGCTGAAATTGGCTCGCGATCTCGAGGCCAACGGTGTGCCTATCATTGGTACCTCGCCTGACATGATCGATGCCGCCGAGGATCGTGAGCGCTTCCAGCGGATTCTGCAGGAGCTGGGCCTGAAGCAGCCGCCCAACCGGACGGCCAGGACGCCGGAAGAAGCGATCCGGCTGGCCGAGGAAATCGGCTACCCGTTGGTGGTACGGCCATCCTACGTGCTTGGCGGGCGCGCCATGGAAATCGTTCACCAGCAAGTTGACCTGGAACGCTACATGCGCGAGGCGGTGAAGGTTTCCAACGATTCGCCGGTGCTGCTCGATCGCTTCCTCAACGATGCCACCGAAGTGGACGTGGATGCGATCAGCGATGGAACCGACGTGTTGATCGGCGGGTTGATGGAGCACATCGAGGAAGCCGGCGTGCATTCCGGCGATTCCGCCTGCTCGCTGCCGCCCTATAGCCTGTCGCCGGAAATCCAGGATGAAATGCGGCGCCAGACCGTGCTGATGGCCAAGGCGCTCAAGGTGGTCGGCCTGATGAACGTGCAGTTCGCCATCCAGGGTGAGACGGTGTACGTCCTCGAAGTCAATCCGCGTGCCTCGCGCACCGTGCCGTTCGTGTCCAAGGCTGCCGGTTTGCAATTGGCGAAGATCGCGGCGCGCTGCATGGCCGGGCGCACCCTCAAGGAGCAGGGAATCACCCGCGAAGTGGTGCCGCCTTACTATTCCGTCAAGGAGGCCGTGTTCCCGTTCATCAAGTTCCCGGGCGTGGATACCATCCTTGGCCCGGAGATGAAGTCCACCGGCGAGGTGATGGGCGTGGGCGCGACTTTTGCCGAGGCCTTCGTCAAGTCGCAGCTCGCTACCGGAGAAAAGTTACCCTCCAGCGGACGCGCCTTCATCAGCGTGCGCGGCAGCGACAAGGATAAGGTTCTGGATATTGCCCGGATTCTGGCGGAGCAGGGTTTTAACCTGGTTGCCACGCGCGGTACGGCAGCGGCTCTTTCCTCAGCGGGCTTGACCGTGACGCCAGTGAACAAGGTGCATGAAGGTCGTCCCCACATCGTCGACATGATCAAGAACGGCGACATCAACCTGATCGTCAATACCGTAGAGGACAAGCGTGGCGTGCATGATTCCTACGTTATGCGCAATGCCGCCCTGCAGAACAAGATTACCTACTACACCACGCTGGCAGGAGCCCGCGCCGCCTGTGCCGGAATTAAGCACATGAAGGAACTGCAGGTGTATGACCTGCAGGGTCTGCACGCCAGGCTGCCCCAGCCGTAAATAAGCCGCTGCCTGGCATCAAACTGGTTATCCAAGAAATTCGAGGGAAAAATGAACAAGGTTCCACTGACAACACACGGCGCTGAATTGCTGCGCGCCGAATTACATAATTTAAAAACGGTAGAGCGTCCGGAAGTGATTGCGGCTATTGCCGAGGCCCGGTCGCACGGCGACTTGTCCGAGAACGCCGAGTACGATGCGGCCAAGGAACGGCAGAGCTTTGTCGAGGGACGGATTGCCGAGGTCGAGTACAAATTATCCAACGCTCAGATCATCGATCCAATGGATCTCGATGCTGAAGGCCGTTGCGTGTTCGGCGCCACGGTTGATCTTGAAGACCTGGAAAGCAGTGAGACCGTTACTTACCAGATCGTCGGCGACGACGAGGCTGATCTCAAGAAGGGCAAGATTTCCATCGGCTCACCGATTGCTCGCGCATTGATTGGAAAATTTGCCGGAGATGTCGCCGAGGTGCAGGCGCCTGGCGGAGTGCGCGAATATGAAGTGCTGGATGTGAAATACATTTAATGAATCGCTTCGCCGATAAGCTTTCCTTCTTCGCCATCACCTTGTGGGTGGGCGGTCTGTGGGCTATCGGTTACCTGGCCGCACCGGTTCTGTTTTCCTCGCTCGGCGACAAGATGCTGGCCGGCATGCTGGCGGGCAAGATGTTTACCTGGATCGCCTATGTTGGCATGGGATGCGGTGTTTATCTGTTGATACACCGTCTTGCAGTGTTTGGCGGCAGTGCGCTGAAGCAGGGGTTTTTCTGGGCTGTGCTGGTGATGTTGCTGCTCACCGCAGCCATTCACTTCGGCATTCAGCCAATACTGGCGGGTCTGAAAGAGCAGGCATTGCCCAAGGAAGTGATGGAAAGCATGTTCCGCGATCGTTTCGCCCGCTGGCACGGGATCTCCAGCATCGGTTACCTGATCGAAAGCCTTCTCGGTCTGTTTCTGGTATTGGCGCCGCGCCGGAGTTAGTTCTTCGGTAAAACCAGCTTGGGTTTCTCGGCCGGCTTGTAAACGATCAGAATCTTGCCGATGTGCTGTATCGAAGCAGCGTTCAGGGTTTCACAGATCTCAGCAAGCTGACTGTCGCGCGTTGCCTTGTCTCGGCTGTGCGATTTGACCTTGATCAGTTCATGGCTGGCGATGCTGCGCTCGAGTTCTTTCATGACAGCCTCGGTGAGGCCGGCGTCACCGATCGTCACCACGGGATTCAGGTTGTGAGCCTGGGCGCGCAGAAAGCGCCTTTGCTCCGAAGTGAGTGTTAGCGTCATATTTAGCATCCTTGGAAAGGTTCGCAGTTTACCCGATGAAGCGTACTAAAACCAGCAAGGCCTGGATGATGGAGCACGTTACCGACCCCTACGTCCAGTTGGCGAAGCACGAAGGTTACCGTTCGCGCGCCTCGTATAAACTACTGGAAATTATCGAGCGCGACCATCTGCTCAAGTCCGTCACGAGGGTGGTTGATCTTGGCGCAACGCCAGGGGGATGGTCGCAGGTAGTAGCACAGAAGCTGGCGGGCCAGGGCAAGGTGATCGCGCTCGATCTTCTGGAAATGCTGCCACTGGCTGGCGTGACCTTCATTCAGGGTGATTTTCGCGAAGATACCGTACTGGCCGAGCTGGTCAAGGCGCTGGATGGCCGCCCGGTGGATCTTGTTATTTCCGATATGGCCCCCAATCTGAGTGGTGTCGGCCTCGTTGACCAGGCACGGGCGATGCACCTGGCCGAGCTGGCACTGGAGTTTGCCCTGCAGCATTTGAAACCGGGCGGCAGTTTCCTGGTGAAAGTGTTTCAGGGTGATGGCTTCGATGAATACATCCGGACCATGCGCGGACATTTCAAACAGGTGGCGACGCGCAAGCCGAAAGCATCGCGCGGTCGAACCAATGAAACTTTTCTGCTCGCAAAAGATCTGACACGAGCCGAATAAAGGGTTTAGAATTTACCCGTATGAATATAGTGGGCTTTGAGGAGTAGTTTTGAATAATCTGATGAAAAATATTGCAGTCTGGCTGGTGATCGCGCTGGTGCTGATGATGGTGTTCAATCACTTCGGCCAGCGCCAGGCTGTCCAGGCACCGCTGGAATACTCCCAGTTTCTCGATGAAGTGAAGCAGGGGCAGATCGCCAAGGTGTCGATCGAGGGCCACGTTCTGAAAGGCGTGAGGGCCGACGGCAAGCGCTTTGTCACTTATGCGCCATCCGACCCCTGGATGGTGAGCGACCTGCTCAAGAACGGCGTGGTGGTGGAAGCCAAGCCGGAAGAAGAACCCTCCTTCCTGATGAGCTTGTTCATTTCCTGGTTTCCGATGCTGCTCCTGATCGGCGTCTGGGTGTTCTTCATGCGCCAGATGCAGGGTGGCGGCAAGGGCGGTGCGTTCTCCTTCGGCAAGAGCAAAGCGCGCATGCTCGATGAGACCACCAATACCGTGACCTTTGCCGACGTGGCCGGTTGCGACGAGGCCAAGGAGGAAGTCTCCGAACTGGTTGAATTCCTGCGTGACCCGAGCAAGTTCCAGAAGCTGGGCGGCCGGATTCCGCGCGGCGTGCTGATGGTGGGCAATCCCGGTACCGGCAAGACCCTGCTGGCCAGGGCGATTGCCGGCGAGGCCAAGGTGCCGTTCTTCAGTATTTCCGGTTCCGACTTCGTCGAAATGTTCGTCGGCGTCGGCGCGGCGCGGGTGCGCGACATGTTCGAGCAGGCCAAGAAAAGTGCCCCCTGTATCATTTTTATCGACGAGATCGACGCCGTCGGCCGCCAGCGCGGCGCGGGCATGGGCGGCGGCAACGACGAGCGCGAGCAGACCCTGAATCAGTTGCTGGTGGAAATGGACGGCTTCGAAGGCACCGCCGGGGTGATCGTGGTTGCCGCCACCAACCGCCCTGACGTGCTCGATCCGGCGCTGCTGCGTCCCGGTCGCTTCGACCGCCAGGTGGTGGTGCCCCTGCCGGATATTCGCGGTCGTGAGCAGATCCTGATGGTGCACATGCGCAAGGTGCCTGTTGCACCCGATGTGAAGGCGGATATTCTGGCGCGCGGTACGCCCGGCATGTCGGGCGCGGACCTGGCCAACCTGGTGAACGAGGCGGCCCTTTTTGCCGCACGTAGTAACAAGCGTCTGGTCGACATGGAAGACTTCGAGCGCGCCAAGGACAAGATCATCATGGGCGCAGAGCGCCGTTCTATCGTCATGCCAGAACATGAGCGTATGAACACGGCTTACCATGAATCCGGTCACGTCGTCGTGGCCAGGTTGCTGTCGAAGACCGACCCGGTGCACAAGGTCACCATCATCCCGCGCGGTCGTGCCTTGGGCGTGACCATGCAGCTGCCGACGGAAGACCGTTACAGCATGGATCGCGAAAATCTGCTGCAGAATATTTCTGTGCTGTTCGGAGGCCGCATTGCCGAGGAAATTTTCATGGGGCAAATGACCACCGGCGCTTCCAATGATTTCGAGCGCGCTACCGAGATGGCGCGTCGTATGGTGACGCAGTGGGGCATGTCCGATGCGATGGGGCCGATGGTCTACGGCGAGAACGATGGCGAGATATTTCTCGGTCGCTCCGTGACCACCCACAAGAACGTGTCCGAAACCACCATGCAGAAAGTGGACGCGGAGATCCGCCGCATCATCGACGAACAGTACGCCTTGGCGCGTCGCCTGATCGAGGAAAACCGGGAGAAAATCGAAGTCATGGCGAAGGCGCTGCTGGAGTGGGAAACCCTCGATGCCGAGCAAATTGCCGACATCATGGAAGGCAAGGCGCCACGCGCACCCAAGCCCAGCCAGAGCAAGCCGAATCCCCCTTCGGATAGCGCGCCGACTGCACCAGTAACGCCTACTGCCGACACGGCGCAGGAAACCTGAAAACGGTGAGGGGATAGAAGGTGAGGGGTTAGGCGAAAATCGAATTCGCGCCGCCGCAGGTTTTATCCTCACCCCTCACCCCTCACCCCTCACCCCTCACCCCTCACCCGAAATGCTCCACTGCGGCCGCTTCACCCTCCCTCTCTCTCGCCCTCTTATCATGGGCATCGTCAACGTCACGCCCGACTCGTTCGCCGATGGCGGTCGCCATGCATCCGCCGCTGGCGGGATAGCGCACGCCTTTCGGTTGCTGGAGGAGGGAGCGGACATCCTCGATGTCGGTGGCGAATCGTCACGCCCTGGCGCGCAGCCTGTCGGCATCGACGAGGAACTGCAGCGGGTGTTGCCGATCATCGAGGCGTTGCGGGGCAGCAACGTGCCGCTGTCTGTGGATACCTGCAAAACCGAGGTGATGCGAGCAGCTATCGATGCCGGCGCGGACATGATCAACGACATCAATGCATTGCAGGATGAAGGCGCGCTGGAAGCGGTGGCTGGCTCGAATGTGGCCATCTGCCTGATGCACAGGCAGGGCACACCGCAGACTATGCAGCTTGCGCCCGGCTATACTGATGTGGTGGCGGAAGTAATGGCGTTTCTGAAAGCGAGAATATCCGCCGCACAGGCTGCCGGCATCGGCCGCGAGCGGTTGGTGGTCGATCCCGGCTTTGGTTTCGGCAAGTCGCTGGAGCATAATGTCATGCTGCTGCGTCAGCTCGATCGCTTTCAGGTATTGGGGGTGCCGCTGCTGGCAGGCTTGTCGCGCAAGTCCATGCTTGGTCAGATCACCGGTCTGGATGTGGATGCGCGGCTGATTCCCAGCATCGCGGCGGCAGTGATTGCGGCCATGAAGGGTGCTAGAATTATTCGTGTGCACGATGTAAAGGCCACCAGGGAGGCCTTGCAGATTGTGAATGCCATTGAGGGTTGTGAGGAAAATAATGACTAGAAAATATTTCGGCACCGATGGGGTGCGCGGCAGGGTGGGTGAAGAGCCGATTACGCCGGATTTTGTGATGCGCCTGGGCTATGCTGCCGGCAAGGTGCTGGCGGCGCAGGAGAGGAGGTTGCCGCAGGGCGATCATCCGGCAGTGGTCATCGGCAAGGATACCCGCATCTCCGGCTACATGCTGGAATCCGCCCTGCAGGCCGGACTATCCGCGGCCGGGGTGGACGTGCTGCTGACGGGGCCAATGCCGACCCCGGCAGTGGCCTATCTCACCCGCGCCCTGCGCGCCCAGGCAGGCATCGTCATCAGTGCCTCGCACAACCCGTTCGAGGATAACGGGATCAAGTTTTTTTCGGCGGCCGGCACCAAGCTGCCGGACAAGACCGAGCGTGCCATCGAGAAGGCGCTGGAAGACCCGATGCAAACCATGCCATCGGCTAAACTGGGCAAGGCGCGTCGGCTCAACGATGCTGCCGGGCGCTACATCGAATTCTGCAAGAGCACCTTTCCTACCGAACTCGATTTGCGTGGGCTGAGGATCGTGGTGGATTGTGCCCACGGCGCCACCTATCATGTCGCACCACCGGTATTTCACGAACTTGGCGCCGAAGTGATCAGCATCGGCAATCTTCCAGACGGCCTGAATATCAACCATGAATGCGGCGCTACCCATTTGCAGGCCCTGCAGGATGCGGTGAAACAGCATCGTGCCGATCTCGGTATTGCCCTGGATGGCGATGGCGACCGCCTGATGATGGTGGATGCCTCAGGTGTAGTGTTCGATGGTGACCGGCTGCTTTACGTGATTGCCAAGTATCGTCACCTGCATGGCCAGCTCAAGGGCGGCGTAGTGGGTACTCTGATGACCAACCTCGGCATGGAACATGCCCTGGAGAAGCTGAATATCCCTTTCGCCCGCGCCAAGGTGGGCGACCGCTACGTGCTGGAATTACTGGATGAACGTGGCTGGCAGGTGGGTGGCGAAGGGTCTGGCCATATTCTCTGCCTTGACCGGCACAGTACCGGTGATGGCATCGTTTCTGCGCTACAGGTGTTGCACGCATTGCGAGTGGAAAAGACCACGCTGGGCGACTTCACCAAGGATCTGACGCTGTATCCCCAGGTACTGATCAATGTGCCGGTGTGCAAAGGTTTCGATTTCAGCGCAAGCCCACAGGTTCAGGCGAGGCTGGCGGAGGCCGAGTTGGATCTGGATGGCGCCGGCAGAGTGCTGCTGCGTGCTTCTGGTACCGAGCCATTATTGCGGGTGATGGTGGAAGGCAAGTCCGGCCAAAAGGTCCAGCATTGGGCCGGAGCGATTGCCGATATGGTGCGCCAGACGGCGGGGTAGTGCCGCGCTAGTCGAATAAAACGGCCACAGAGACTACCGAGAAAAGCTCAATGATCTCTGTGGCCAGTTTTTTTGTGCAGCCGAATTTTCCAGTTATGTAGTGGTTACGGCCACCGCTGCGTGGTTTAACGTGCTGCTAAAAAATCGGAATATCAGCCGAATTTTCCGGTTATGTAGTCTTCCGTCGCGGTCTTTTTCGGCGTGGTGAAGATCATGTCGGTATTGCCGAACTCGATCAGTTCACCCAGGTACATGTAGGCGGTGTAGTCGGATACGCGTGCCGCCTGCTGCATGTTGTGGGTGACGATGATGATCGTGTAGTCCTTCTTCAATTCGTGGATCAGCTCTTCGATGTGGGCGGTGGAAATCGGGTCCAGCGCTGAGGCCGGTTCGTCGAGCAACACTACTTCGGGTCTCACAGCGATGGCACGGGCGATACACAGCCGCTGCTGCTGGCCGCCGGACAAGCTGTTGCCATTCTGCTTGAGTTTGTCCTTTACCTCGTTCCACAGTGCGGCCTTGCGTAGTGCCCATTCGACGCGATCCGCCATATCGCGTTTGTTCAGACTTTCATAAAGCTTCACGCCGAAGGTGATGTTGTCGAAAATCGACATCGGGAAAGGCGTCGGCTTCTGGAATACCATGCCCACCTTGGCACGTAGTCTGTTCAGATCCTGCTGGGCATCGAGGATGTTCTCGCCATCCAGAATGATTTCGCCCGAGGCTACCTGCTTGGGATAAAGCTCGTACATGCGGTTGAAGGTGCGCAGCAGGGTGGACTTGCCGCAGCCGGACGGGCCGATGAAGGCGGTGACTTTCTTTTCCGGAATACTCAGGTTGACAGATTTCAGCGCGTGGAAAAGGCCGTAATGAAAATTCAGGTCCTTGAGGATGATCTTGGGGTTGGTAATCACTGCATCGTTCATTATTGAGTCCTGTTAACCGGTTAAGCGGTATTTTAATGCGATGGGGTCTTCTGGCGGAAAAAAATGCGCGCCAGAATATTCAGTGCCAGCACCATGAAAGTGATCAG
Proteins encoded:
- the dapB gene encoding 4-hydroxy-tetrahydrodipicolinate reductase encodes the protein MSILNIAIAGSSGRMGRVLLESVAQAPDMRLAAALERKGSPFIGKDAGELFGAPCGVFISEEMATALVGCHALIDFTRPEATLDHLQACRELGVNIIIGTTGFSVEQKELIADAGRDIGVVFAPNMSVGVNLSLKLLDMAARVLNEGYDIEIVEAHHRHKVDAPSGTALRMGEVVANALGRNLEECAVYGREGVTGERSPSTIGFATVRGGDIVGDHTVMFAGTGERVEITHKASSRATFALGALRAARFLAQRGKGLFDMQDVLGLR
- the carA gene encoding glutamine-hydrolyzing carbamoyl-phosphate synthase small subunit — protein: MPHHQIAILALADGTIFRGISIGATGHSVGEVVFNTAMTGYQEILTDPSYCRQIVTLTYPHIGNTGTNSEDAESAQIHAAGLVIRDLPIQSSNWRSSEDLGAYLQRQNVVAIADIDTRKLTRLLREKGAQSGCLMAGDIDEAKAIELARGFPGLAGMDLAKVVSCSQPYVWQEGEWKLGNGFTPLDNPRFHVVAYDYGVKRNILRMLAQRGCKVTVLPAQTPVEEVFKLKPDGVFLSNGPGDPEPCDYAINAIKEVLGQGIPTFGICLGHQLLALASGAKTRKMKFGHHGANHPVQDIDSGRVMITSQNHGFTVDETTLPANLCVTHKSLFDGSNQGITRTDVPAFSFQGHPEASPGPHDADYLFDRFIGLMQQQK
- the carB gene encoding carbamoyl-phosphate synthase large subunit, coding for MPKRTDIKSILIIGAGPIVIGQACEFDYSGAQACKALREEGYKVILVNSNPATIMTDPEMADVTYIEPITWQVVEKIIAVERPDVLLPTMGGQTALNCALDLARHGVLEKYGVEMIGATKEAIDKAEDREKFKKAMEKIGLDCPRAAIAHSLEEALQVQAMVGYPTIIRPSFTMGGSGGGIAYNKEEFLEICERGLDASPTKELLIEESVIGWKEFEMEVVRDKKDNCIIICAIENFDAMGVHTGDSITVAPAQTLTDREYQIMRNASLAVLREIGVETGGSNVQFGINPDDGRMVVIEMNPRVSRSSALASKATGFPIAKVAAKLAVGYTLDELQNDITGGRTPASFEPSIDYVVTKIPRFAFEKFPRANSRLTTQMKSVGEVMAIGRTFQESLQKALRGLEVGSDGFDEKTTDREVIEAELGNPGPDRIWYIADAMRCGMSQEEIHTLTHVDPWFLAQMADLVAREQALSGRSLDLLNVNEMRVLKRRGFSDLRLAKLLGVSQHAVRAHRHSLGVRPVYKRVDTCAAEFATDTAYMYSTYEEECESEPSNKKKIMVLGGGPNRIGQGIEFDYCCVHAALAMREDGFETIMVNCNPETVSTDYDTSNRLYFEPLTLEDVLEVVAVEKPFGVIVQYGGQTPLKLARDLEANGVPIIGTSPDMIDAAEDRERFQRILQELGLKQPPNRTARTPEEAIRLAEEIGYPLVVRPSYVLGGRAMEIVHQQVDLERYMREAVKVSNDSPVLLDRFLNDATEVDVDAISDGTDVLIGGLMEHIEEAGVHSGDSACSLPPYSLSPEIQDEMRRQTVLMAKALKVVGLMNVQFAIQGETVYVLEVNPRASRTVPFVSKAAGLQLAKIAARCMAGRTLKEQGITREVVPPYYSVKEAVFPFIKFPGVDTILGPEMKSTGEVMGVGATFAEAFVKSQLATGEKLPSSGRAFISVRGSDKDKVLDIARILAEQGFNLVATRGTAAALSSAGLTVTPVNKVHEGRPHIVDMIKNGDINLIVNTVEDKRGVHDSYVMRNAALQNKITYYTTLAGARAACAGIKHMKELQVYDLQGLHARLPQP
- the greA gene encoding transcription elongation factor GreA; the protein is MNKVPLTTHGAELLRAELHNLKTVERPEVIAAIAEARSHGDLSENAEYDAAKERQSFVEGRIAEVEYKLSNAQIIDPMDLDAEGRCVFGATVDLEDLESSETVTYQIVGDDEADLKKGKISIGSPIARALIGKFAGDVAEVQAPGGVREYEVLDVKYI
- a CDS encoding DUF4149 domain-containing protein, with amino-acid sequence MNRFADKLSFFAITLWVGGLWAIGYLAAPVLFSSLGDKMLAGMLAGKMFTWIAYVGMGCGVYLLIHRLAVFGGSALKQGFFWAVLVMLLLTAAIHFGIQPILAGLKEQALPKEVMESMFRDRFARWHGISSIGYLIESLLGLFLVLAPRRS
- a CDS encoding YhbY family RNA-binding protein; this translates as MTLTLTSEQRRFLRAQAHNLNPVVTIGDAGLTEAVMKELERSIASHELIKVKSHSRDKATRDSQLAEICETLNAASIQHIGKILIVYKPAEKPKLVLPKN
- a CDS encoding RlmE family RNA methyltransferase, whose translation is MKRTKTSKAWMMEHVTDPYVQLAKHEGYRSRASYKLLEIIERDHLLKSVTRVVDLGATPGGWSQVVAQKLAGQGKVIALDLLEMLPLAGVTFIQGDFREDTVLAELVKALDGRPVDLVISDMAPNLSGVGLVDQARAMHLAELALEFALQHLKPGGSFLVKVFQGDGFDEYIRTMRGHFKQVATRKPKASRGRTNETFLLAKDLTRAE
- the ftsH gene encoding ATP-dependent zinc metalloprotease FtsH, coding for MNNLMKNIAVWLVIALVLMMVFNHFGQRQAVQAPLEYSQFLDEVKQGQIAKVSIEGHVLKGVRADGKRFVTYAPSDPWMVSDLLKNGVVVEAKPEEEPSFLMSLFISWFPMLLLIGVWVFFMRQMQGGGKGGAFSFGKSKARMLDETTNTVTFADVAGCDEAKEEVSELVEFLRDPSKFQKLGGRIPRGVLMVGNPGTGKTLLARAIAGEAKVPFFSISGSDFVEMFVGVGAARVRDMFEQAKKSAPCIIFIDEIDAVGRQRGAGMGGGNDEREQTLNQLLVEMDGFEGTAGVIVVAATNRPDVLDPALLRPGRFDRQVVVPLPDIRGREQILMVHMRKVPVAPDVKADILARGTPGMSGADLANLVNEAALFAARSNKRLVDMEDFERAKDKIIMGAERRSIVMPEHERMNTAYHESGHVVVARLLSKTDPVHKVTIIPRGRALGVTMQLPTEDRYSMDRENLLQNISVLFGGRIAEEIFMGQMTTGASNDFERATEMARRMVTQWGMSDAMGPMVYGENDGEIFLGRSVTTHKNVSETTMQKVDAEIRRIIDEQYALARRLIEENREKIEVMAKALLEWETLDAEQIADIMEGKAPRAPKPSQSKPNPPSDSAPTAPVTPTADTAQET